Genomic DNA from Theobroma cacao cultivar B97-61/B2 chromosome 3, Criollo_cocoa_genome_V2, whole genome shotgun sequence:
AGGTAACAGAACACACCTTTTCTGACCTTGGGTATTCTTGAAGGAGAAAAGGCTTGAATTGGATCCATCTATTTCCATTACTTAGTTCCTATTTGTTCCAAGAGATTATAAGACAAACAACCtccattttttaattaactcaATAATAAGAACAAATATTTCTAAAATCACTCCATAAATATGACCATACATCACCTGAGCCAGCTAATCAACAGTCTATCAATGTTCATAATCACTAAGTTTGAACTTGTAActtttaaattctaaaagtATTTGCATATTGAAAATATCTGTATATTTACCTGTCCAGTTAGCATTTCATATAATAGTATCCCAATACTCCACCAATCTGCATCCTTATTGTGGCCTTTGGACTGTAAAATTTCTGGAGCCATGTACTCTGTGGTCCCACACATTGAATTTGATCTGCTTGATTCGTCAATTTCCTTGGCCAGTCCAAAATCAGTAAGCATAACCTGAGGACAAATGACAGATTCAGGAATTGGGAATAATCTGTCAACATAAGAAGAAGAGCAGatgtatatttaattttcaagtatGTTCCTgcaacaaaaattgaaaatatgagCATGGCTATTACATGCCCATCAGCATCCACGAGAATATTTTCGGGTTTAAGATCTCGATGAACGATCCCGCACTTGTGAAGATGTGAAACAGCAGATACAATCTCAGCGGTATAAAACCTTGCCTGATCCTCACTACACAAGACATACTCAAAaaccaaatgaaaaaaagttgCAAACAGACAATTACTTGAAGTTCAGAATTTGTAACACAAGAAGATACCTGAAAATCCCCTGGCGGTATAGGTGAAAGAAGAGATGACCTCCATTTACAAAATCCAGGATCAAATAAAGCTTAGACTTTGTCTGTACAGttgcagaaaagaaaaaacaaaacaaaaaaaaagaacagtGGGTATGGCTTATAGTTGATAATGCTCCAAGGAGATACATTTGTATGGGAGGGAAATGAAGGAAGTTCAGAATCCTTGTTAAAACAGTAATTGCTAAAAGACCTCTTATAAATGGTTCAAACAAACAAATCCCTGAACCCTAAACccttatatataataattccAGCAggggttttttcttttgaaaggaaaaacaaaaaaaccttaaatctTATAGTAACCATTTTGATGGAGGGTACAATCCAATTCATGAGAAAAGTAGCATCTTTAATTAGTAGATTTCAGGTTCATTTCTAAATTATTCACATCTAAACCATTCAATTGCAGTCAAAACAGAAGCAATAAAGATATTACAAAGACTTGTAAAAGGGACAACATTTATCAAAGGATGCgaattagagaaaaaaaaaagatactAAAGCTAAatctggaaaaaaaaaaacagttgaATATTGAACCTGGAAAGAGTATCTAAGCTGAACAATAAAGGGATGAACAACTTTAGTGAGGATATTTCTCTCAGCTTTCATGTAATCGACATGGTTCTTTTTAAGGATCGTATCTTTCCTCATAACTTTCATAGcaaaaatcccatcatcatcacctTCCTCATCATTCCTTCCATTTCTCCTCACTAGAAAAACTTTCCCAAAAGCTCCTTTTCCAACGACTCTCATGATCTCAAAATCCTCGGGCCCAAATTTGGtctttgcttcttcttcttcagctTCAGCTTCATTTTCGGTTT
This window encodes:
- the LOC18604517 gene encoding serine/threonine-protein kinase AtPK2/AtPK19 isoform X2; amino-acid sequence: MISTSSSQKKNLQSLLATNLKKLTITPPPPPNNDFDFAEVFGPLTPQHHQPNPTQSPSSTSSPSAFLGDPQVIHTRSHSYVGPSPRYTLSSSLPFQIQEIQETETENEAEAEEEEAKTKFGPEDFEIMRVVGKGAFGKVFLVRRNGRNDEEGDDDGIFAMKVMRKDTILKKNHVDYMKAERNILTKVVHPFIVQLRYSFQTKSKLYLILDFVNGGHLFFHLYRQGIFSEDQARFYTAEIVSAVSHLHKCGIVHRDLKPENILVDADGHVMLTDFGLAKEIDESSRSNSMCGTTEYMAPEILQSKGHNKDADWWSIGILLYEMLTGQPPFTHANRQKLQQRIIQEKVKLPPFLSTEAHSLLKGLLQKEPSRRLGSGPSGGDEIKKHKWFRSINWKKLEAREIQPKFKPDVSGKDCTANFDQCWTTMPADDSPASTPTADF